One Thomasclavelia spiroformis DSM 1552 DNA window includes the following coding sequences:
- a CDS encoding serine dehydratase subunit alpha family protein — translation MNNIKYQTYIQILKEELVPAMGCTEPIALSYCASKAHDILNKMPERCLVEVSGNIIKNVKSVVVPNTNGLKGIEAAVAAGIVAGNTNKLLEVIADVKDEEIAAINEFLKRDCIEIKPLDSEYILDIKITLFESNHYASVRIVDSHTNIILIEKDNEILFSKENQKFNDKIVLNYDELNVADIYEFACLVKIDDIKEVIKRQIDYNSKIANEGIINNYGANIGSVLLKSGNDTATKAKAMAAAGSDARMSGCELPVVINSGSGNQGITITLPIVEYAKALNVSDEKLYRALVLANLIAIHQKNGIGRLSAYCGAVSAGCAAGSGIAFLHGGDYQCIAHTLVNSLAITSGIICDGAKSSCAAKIAASVDAGILGYKMYLEGQEFKDGDGIVIKGVENTIRNVARLGKIGMKETDKEIIKIMMDC, via the coding sequence ATGAACAATATTAAATATCAAACGTATATTCAAATACTAAAAGAGGAGCTTGTTCCTGCAATGGGATGTACAGAACCAATTGCTTTATCATATTGTGCTAGTAAAGCTCATGATATTTTAAATAAAATGCCAGAGAGATGTTTAGTTGAAGTAAGTGGTAATATTATTAAAAATGTAAAAAGTGTAGTTGTTCCTAATACTAATGGTTTAAAAGGAATTGAGGCAGCTGTAGCAGCTGGAATTGTTGCGGGAAATACAAATAAGTTATTAGAAGTAATTGCTGATGTTAAAGACGAAGAAATTGCTGCAATCAATGAATTCTTAAAAAGAGATTGTATTGAAATCAAACCACTAGATAGTGAATATATTTTAGATATAAAAATTACATTATTTGAAAGTAATCATTACGCAAGTGTACGAATTGTCGATTCGCATACTAATATTATTTTAATTGAAAAAGATAATGAGATTCTTTTTTCAAAAGAAAATCAGAAATTCAATGATAAAATTGTTTTAAATTATGATGAATTAAATGTCGCTGATATTTATGAATTTGCTTGTCTTGTAAAAATTGATGACATTAAAGAGGTAATTAAACGTCAAATTGACTACAATAGTAAAATTGCAAATGAAGGAATTATTAATAATTATGGTGCTAATATTGGTAGTGTATTATTAAAAAGTGGAAATGATACAGCTACAAAGGCAAAAGCTATGGCAGCGGCTGGTAGTGATGCAAGAATGAGTGGCTGTGAACTTCCAGTAGTGATAAATTCTGGTAGTGGAAATCAGGGAATAACAATAACTTTACCAATCGTTGAATATGCTAAGGCTTTAAATGTTAGTGATGAAAAATTATATCGTGCTTTAGTTTTAGCTAATTTAATCGCAATTCATCAAAAAAATGGAATTGGGCGTTTATCAGCATATTGTGGAGCAGTAAGTGCTGGATGTGCTGCTGGTAGTGGTATTGCGTTTTTACATGGCGGTGATTATCAGTGTATTGCTCATACGCTTGTAAATTCTCTTGCAATTACTTCGGGAATAATTTGTGATGGTGCAAAATCTTCTTGTGCTGCGAAAATTGCTGCAAGTGTTGACGCAGGGATTTTAGGTTATAAAATGTATTTAGAAGGGCAAGAGTTTAAAGATGGTGATGGAATTGTTATCAAAGGAGTTGAAAATACGATTCGTAATGTAGCCCGTCTTGGTAAAATTGGAATGAAAGAAACGGATAAAGAAATTATCAAGATTATGATGGATTGTTAA
- the asnA gene encoding aspartate--ammonia ligase encodes MKLIIPENYDPVLNLRQTQEAIKYIRDTFQKEIGRALQLSRISAPLFVPKSSGLNDNLNGVETPVSFIIPQMPNEEIEVVHSLAKWKRMALKKYGFKMHEGLYTNMNAIRKDEEVDNLHSYYVDQWDWEKIISKEERNEETLKRHVLKIFKVIKHMEHEVWYKYPHAVNRLPDKIHFFTSQELEDRYPDLTPTERETAMCKEYGCIFVMGVGKKLKSGIKHDGRAPDYDDWDLNGDILFWFEPLKCALEISSMGIRVDEDSLVKQLETENCLDRLQLPYHQQIMNKELPYTIGGGIGQSRLCMLLLKKAHVGEVQASIWPQEMIDECSKHNINLL; translated from the coding sequence ATGAAATTAATTATACCTGAAAATTATGATCCCGTACTAAATTTACGACAAACACAAGAGGCAATTAAATATATTCGTGATACTTTTCAAAAAGAAATTGGAAGAGCTTTACAGCTTTCTAGAATTTCAGCCCCTTTGTTTGTTCCAAAAAGCAGTGGATTAAACGATAATTTAAATGGTGTAGAAACACCTGTTTCATTTATCATTCCACAAATGCCAAATGAAGAAATCGAAGTAGTTCATTCACTTGCTAAATGGAAAAGAATGGCTTTAAAAAAATATGGTTTCAAAATGCATGAAGGTCTATATACAAATATGAATGCCATTAGAAAAGATGAAGAAGTTGATAACTTGCATTCATATTATGTTGATCAATGGGATTGGGAAAAAATTATTTCTAAAGAAGAAAGAAATGAAGAAACATTAAAACGTCATGTTTTAAAAATATTTAAAGTTATAAAACATATGGAACATGAAGTATGGTACAAATATCCCCATGCTGTAAATAGATTACCAGATAAAATACATTTTTTCACATCACAAGAATTAGAAGATCGTTATCCTGATTTAACACCTACTGAACGTGAAACTGCAATGTGCAAAGAATACGGATGTATCTTTGTAATGGGGGTTGGAAAAAAACTTAAAAGTGGTATTAAACATGATGGACGTGCTCCAGATTATGATGATTGGGATTTAAATGGTGATATTTTATTCTGGTTTGAACCACTTAAATGCGCTTTAGAAATTTCATCAATGGGGATTCGTGTAGATGAAGATAGTCTAGTTAAACAATTAGAAACAGAAAATTGTTTAGATCGTTTACAATTACCATATCATCAACAAATTATGAATAAAGAATTACCATACACTATTGGTGGTGGTATCGGTCAATCAAGATTATGTATGCTATTACTTAAAAAAGCTCACGTTGGTGAAGTTCAAGCAAGTATTTGGCCTCAAGAAATGATTGATGAATGTAGTAAACATAACATTAATTTATTATAG